In the genome of Bacillota bacterium, the window GCCTACGCTCTGGTCCGCCTGGCCAGCGAGCACGGGCGCGGCGAGGGCCGCTGGCGGACGCTGCCGCCCCACATCACGCACCAGGAGATCGCCAACCTGGCGGGCGTCAGCCGGGAGAGCGTCAGCCGGACCATGGGCCGCTTCCTGCGCAACGGCTGGGTGCGGGAGGGTGCCGACGGCCAGCGTCTCGACCTGGAGGCGCTGGCGCGGGAGGCGGAGGGCTTTGAGCAGGGCTGAGGGGGCCGGCGCGCCGGCCGCGCTGGAGGTGGGCGCGGAGCTGGTGGCGGCCATGCTGGAGCACGCCCGCCGGGAGCTGCCCCTGGAGGCCTGCGGGCTCGTGGGCGGGCGGGACGCGCGCGCCCTCCTCTTCCTCCCCGCCGCCAACCGGCTGGCCAGCCCCACCGCCTACTCGATCGACCCGGAGGAGCTGCTCTGGCTGTTCCAGCGTCTGGAGCGCGAGGGGCTGGAGCTGGTCGGCCTCTTCCACTCGCACCCGCGCGGACGGGCCTATCCCTCGGCGACGGACCTGCGGCTGGCCTACTACCCGCAGGCGGTCTACCTCATCGCCTCGCTGGCGGGCGCCGGGCCCGAGCTGCGCGGCTACCGCATCGCCGGCGGCCGGGTGGAGCGGGTGGCGCTGGTCTCGCCAGGGACGAGGAGGGGCTAGTTTCGCAAGTTTCCGTTGGGAATAGTTGACTCCTCGCCTCCGCGATGCGACACTTCCGGTAAGGAACCGGCGCCCGGGGCAGGCTCTCCCGGGCGTCGCCGGAGGGGGCGGAGGCCGTGTCCCAGGCCGGGCTGGAGCGGCAGCCGGCGCCGCAGGAGGACGAGGCCGGCTCGATCCTCTGCCGGGAGTTCCGTCGTGCCGCCGAGGTGGTGGGGCGGCGGTGGGTGGTGGAGATCCTCTGGAGCCTCCACGAGCAGCCGCTCCGCTTCATGCAGATCCGCCGCCGCATCCCGGGGCTGAGCGACCGGCTCCTCTCGCAACGCCTCCAGGAGCTTGAGCGGGAGGGGCTCGTCGAGCGGAGGGTGGACACTTCCTCGCGCCCGGTACGCGTAGCCTATACGCTGACCCGCTGGGGGCGCGGCCTGGAGGCCGTCCTGCGCGACCTGCACGACTGGGCCCACGAGTGGGCCTGACGCCTTCCGGCGCGGCGGGCCTCGGGCTTCCGGCGGCCCGGCGGGCGGCCGGGAGAAAGGAAATCGCTGCCATTGCCAGGGCGGAGCCAGGCGGGCATCAATAGATGAGCACCCGAGAATACCTGGCAGGTCCGTCCTGAGGGAGGCGAGCGCCAGCGATGGCAGAGGAAGTCATCCTCACCCCGGAGGGCCTCAAGAAGCTGGAAAGCGAGCTCGAGGAGCTGAAACGGCGCCGCCTGGTGGTGGCCGCGCGGCTGCACGACGCGCGGGAGCTGGGCGATCTCTCGGAGAACGGCGAGTACCAGGCGGCCCGCGAGGAGCAGGGCCAGCT includes:
- a CDS encoding M67 family metallopeptidase; translation: MSRAEGAGAPAALEVGAELVAAMLEHARRELPLEACGLVGGRDARALLFLPAANRLASPTAYSIDPEELLWLFQRLEREGLELVGLFHSHPRGRAYPSATDLRLAYYPQAVYLIASLAGAGPELRGYRIAGGRVERVALVSPGTRRG
- a CDS encoding helix-turn-helix transcriptional regulator, whose protein sequence is MLCREFRRAAEVVGRRWVVEILWSLHEQPLRFMQIRRRIPGLSDRLLSQRLQELEREGLVERRVDTSSRPVRVAYTLTRWGRGLEAVLRDLHDWAHEWA